The following coding sequences are from one Penaeus monodon isolate SGIC_2016 chromosome 21, NSTDA_Pmon_1, whole genome shotgun sequence window:
- the LOC119586533 gene encoding D-aspartate oxidase-like isoform X1: protein MPSACVVGAGVVGLTTATLLQEARPDVKVTLFADKFEEATTSVGAAGIFTPSAMFRGPSQEVTWRWLADGFAHYSRLLQTPDADEAGVRELSGYTLSVNNPDAVRTPIESLTEYRLLTPQEVRSFSGSWKYGSFLKTLLVENQRHLPYLMKKFRRRGGQAISCHVTSLEELADEFDVVCNCSGLGARVLAGDHDVLPVRGQIFQVRAPWIKEFIFTDQDAYIIPGLEHVTLGGTRQFANSKLTVDEFDSRAIWEKCNRLVPSLKDAKVVREWVGLRPYRHVVRVEREVIKSKRGKPTHVVHNYGHGSYGVMGAPGTAMHAVRLAVEALDAGTKARL from the exons ATGCCGTCAGCGTGCGTGGTGGGCGCGGGCGTCGTGGGGCTCACGACGGCCACGCTGCTGCAGGAGGCGCGGCCGGACGTCAAGGTCACGCTGTTCGCGGACAAGTTCGAGGAAGCCACCACCAGCGTGGGCGCCGCGGGCATCTTCACGCCCTCCGCCATGTTCCGCGGACCCTCGCAGGAGGTCACGTG GCGCTGGCTCGCCGACGGCTTCGCCCACTACTCGCGGCTCCTGCAGACCCCCGATGCGGACGAGGCGGGCGTCAGGGAGCTGTCGGGCTACACGCTGTCGGTGAACAACCCTGACGCCGTGAGG ACGCCCATCGAGTCCCTGACGGAGTACCGGCTGCTGACCCCGCAGGAGGTGCGCAGCTTCAGCGGCTCCTGGAAGTACGGCTCCTTCTTGAAGACGCTCCTGGTGGAGAACCAGCGCCACCTGCCGTACCTCATGAAGAA GTTCCGGCGCCGAGGAGGACAGGCCATAAGTTGTCACGTGACCAGCCTAGAGGAGCTCGCCGACGAGTTCGACGTCGTCTGCAACTGCTCGGGTCTCGGCGCGCGAGTACTGGCCGGGGACCACGACGTCCTGCCTGTGCGTGGACAGATCTTCCAG GTGCGAGCCCCGTGGATCAAGGAATTCATCTTCACGGACCAAGACGCTTACATCATCCCAGGCCTCGAGCACGTCACCCTCGGAGGGACGCGCCAGTTCGCCAACAGCAAGCTCACCGTCGACGAGTTCGATTCGCGAGCCATCTGGGAAAAGTGCAACAGGCTTGTGCCCAGCCTCAAGGATGCCAAG gtggtGCGGGAGTGGGTTGGCCTCCGCCCCTACCGCCACGTCGTCAGGGTCGAGCGCGAGGTCATCAAGTCCAAGCGGGGGAAGCCCACACAC GTGGTGCACAACTACGGCCACGGGTCCTACGGCGTGATGGGGGCGCCGGGCACCGCCATGCACGCGGTGCGCCTCGCCGTAGAGGCACTCGACGCCGGCACCAAGGCCAGGCTGTAG
- the LOC119586533 gene encoding D-aspartate oxidase-like isoform X2, whose amino-acid sequence MPSACVVGAGVVGLTTATLLQEARPDVKVTLFADKFEEATTSVGAAGIFTPSAMFRGPSQEVTWRWLADGFAHYSRLLQTPDADEAGVRELSGYTLSVNNPDAVRTPIESLTEYRLLTPQEVRSFSGSWKYGSFLKTLLVENQRHLPYLMKKFRRRGGQAISCHVTSLEELADEFDVVCNCSGLGARVLAGDHDVLPVRGQIFQVRAPWIKEFIFTDQDAYIIPGLEHVTLGGTRQFANSKLTVDEFDSRAIWEKCNRLVPSLKDAKVVHNYGHGSYGVMGAPGTAMHAVRLAVEALDAGTKARL is encoded by the exons ATGCCGTCAGCGTGCGTGGTGGGCGCGGGCGTCGTGGGGCTCACGACGGCCACGCTGCTGCAGGAGGCGCGGCCGGACGTCAAGGTCACGCTGTTCGCGGACAAGTTCGAGGAAGCCACCACCAGCGTGGGCGCCGCGGGCATCTTCACGCCCTCCGCCATGTTCCGCGGACCCTCGCAGGAGGTCACGTG GCGCTGGCTCGCCGACGGCTTCGCCCACTACTCGCGGCTCCTGCAGACCCCCGATGCGGACGAGGCGGGCGTCAGGGAGCTGTCGGGCTACACGCTGTCGGTGAACAACCCTGACGCCGTGAGG ACGCCCATCGAGTCCCTGACGGAGTACCGGCTGCTGACCCCGCAGGAGGTGCGCAGCTTCAGCGGCTCCTGGAAGTACGGCTCCTTCTTGAAGACGCTCCTGGTGGAGAACCAGCGCCACCTGCCGTACCTCATGAAGAA GTTCCGGCGCCGAGGAGGACAGGCCATAAGTTGTCACGTGACCAGCCTAGAGGAGCTCGCCGACGAGTTCGACGTCGTCTGCAACTGCTCGGGTCTCGGCGCGCGAGTACTGGCCGGGGACCACGACGTCCTGCCTGTGCGTGGACAGATCTTCCAG GTGCGAGCCCCGTGGATCAAGGAATTCATCTTCACGGACCAAGACGCTTACATCATCCCAGGCCTCGAGCACGTCACCCTCGGAGGGACGCGCCAGTTCGCCAACAGCAAGCTCACCGTCGACGAGTTCGATTCGCGAGCCATCTGGGAAAAGTGCAACAGGCTTGTGCCCAGCCTCAAGGATGCCAAG GTGGTGCACAACTACGGCCACGGGTCCTACGGCGTGATGGGGGCGCCGGGCACCGCCATGCACGCGGTGCGCCTCGCCGTAGAGGCACTCGACGCCGGCACCAAGGCCAGGCTGTAG